A stretch of DNA from Nitrospira sp. KM1:
TCCTCCGGATGCCATTCGAAGCGACCGGCGGGCGGACTGCATCAACCGGTCAAGTCGTAGAGAAATCGGCCGATACGGCAATGACCGAGTATGTCACGGGTGCGACCGTTGCGGGTTCAGGCACGTTCGAGAAACATCCGACTGCCGAGTGCCTCCCTTTCAGCAGTTGTCCCGTGGAGAAAGAGAGTTGGATGAAGACGCGTAAACGAATCCGGGTCGATCAGTTAAAGACCGGTATGTATGTGGTGGGGATGGATCAGCCCTGGTACAAAACCCCGTTTCTCCTCCATCATTTCCTAGTCCAATCACAAGAGACCATTGATGAACTCGTCCGTCACGGCGTCCGGGAAGTCACCATCGACCCCATGAAAGGACTCGATCTGGTCGATACCCCACCGCCTGCAGAACAACAGCCGGATACTCCTGAGAACGGGACGATGCCCGGTGCGGTGGAGACACCTTCCGTCTCCAATACCGGACTGAACGATCACAGGATCAGCAGCCTTGCCGTTGCCCGTGCGGATCAACTGGCCTATCAAGAGGCTGAGTCCGCGATCGAGCGGGTATTCGAGGACCTCAATGGAGGGACCGTCCCTCCAGTCTCGACGCTGAAAACCATAGTCGGATGCTTCTTGAGCAGGGCGTTGCAGGATCGTACGGCGATGATGACCCAGATTCTGCTCCAGCAGATGCGCCGCTTCGACCGGGGGCTGGCCGGCCACGCCATTGACACGTGCATCCTCTCGCTCATTTTTGCCTCCGAGTACGGCATGGAGGAACAAGATGTCGAACAGGTGGGAATTGGAGCTCTCTTACACGACGTCGGCTATGTCCGTCTTCCGCGAAATCTGTATCGGGCACGACATCGGTTGGCCTCGAACGAAGAGGAATTAATGCGCCAGCACCCTCGGCTGGGTTTGACACTTCTCGCTGCGGCCAAGGGATTGCCGGAGGGCGTTCGAAGCGTGATTGTGGAACATCACGAACGCATCGACGGCTCAGGATATCCGTCCAGATTGAGCGGAGCAGCTGTTTCACCGCTCGGCCAGTTGGTCGGTATCGTGGATACGTACCAATCCCTCGTGACGCATCAGGCGGGCCGCATGCCGCTGTCGCCGTTTCAGGCCATCAGAAACCTCTTTATGCTCGGAGAAAAGCGCACGTTCGATAAGGCGTTCGTCGAGGTCGCCATCAAGTGCCTGGGTGTCTATCCAATCGGCAGCGTGGTCAAACTGAATACCGGCGAACGAGCGATCGTCGTCGGCGTGCATCCGGAGCAACGGTTGAAACCGACGTTGAAAGTGATCATGGACCCCAACGGAGAATCCTATGCCGATCCGATCATTGTGGACTTGACCGACACCGAGAGCGGCGCGCTCAAACGCACCATCCTGACGGCACTGGACCCCGGAACGGAACAGATCAACGTGGCCGCCTACTTGGATTCGACACCCCGGGAGAATGCCGCGTGAGCGTGTCCGATTCACGCAAGTCGCGAGTGGCGAATTCTGGAACTCCGGATGCGTCTACCTATATGGTGTTGGAAGCTCTGCCCTTGGCCGCGTGCCTTGTAGACATGCGCGGGACTGTCCGCTGGCTCAACCGCCAAGCAACGCATATCATCGGGCGTTCCCGGACGCGATGTCTGCATCAGCCACTCGCCACACTCCTCGGGTGGCATCGACCGTCACCGCCGGCTATCGTGACCTCCCCGACTCTCCGCGATATTCTGATGTTGCGACAGCCGGCACAAGGGACACACGGCATTCTCCCAGACGAAACCGGACAGGTGATTCAGATTACCTGGACGTGTCAGCCGCTCGCCGCCACGCGCGATGCGGCGGCCCTGTTTACGTTTCGCGATCTGACCGAAGAGCACGCCATAGAGGACGATCGCAACCGGCTCGCGCAGATTGCGGAGGAGTCTCCTTCTGCCCTGGTCGAGTTGGATGCCGATGCCAATCTCCTCTATGCGAACCCTGCGATGACTACACTGTTGAGGACATTCGGCTATTCGAAAGCCGGGTTCCCCAATGCCCTCCCGGAGAATATCGACTCTCTCGTGAAGCAGTGTTTAGGAACCGGCCGAACGTCTCCCCAGATCGAAGTCGCGCTGTCCGGCTTCAATTACGCCTGGACATTCTGCCCGGTTCCTTCCCATCATCATGTGCGAGGTTATGGGATCGATCTGACAGACGTCCGGACGACCCAACAGCAACTGCAGAAGGCCACGGCTCACCTCGAATGCGTCAATGGCGAACTGGCGGCGGCCTTACAGAAAGCCCGGGACGCGGATCGTGCCAAAACCAATTTTTTTGCCACGATCAGCCATGAACTCAGAACCCCGATGAACGGGGTCATCGGAATGGCCGGCCTGTTGCGCGACTCGGCCCTGTCCGACGATCAACGAGGCTGCGTCGATACGATTCACCAATGTGGAGAAGCCCTTCTTTCGATCATCAACGACATCCTGGATTGCAGCAAGATCGAATCGGGAAAATTGGAGCTTGAATGCATCGCCTTCAATTTGCGGACCACGGTAGAAGATGTTCTGGCTCAGTTCGCGGAACGTGCGCAGACCAAGGGGATTGAGATCACCGGTCTGGTCCATTCGACCGTTCCGACAGGCCTCCGCGGAGACCCGGGTCGGCTTCGACAAGTATTGACCAATCTCGTGGCCAACGGCGTCAAATTCACCGATTGCGGAGAGGTCACGCTGCAGGTCTATCTCGCAGACGACGGCCCGAACAGCGCTCTCGTCAGGTTTGAAATCACAGATACAGGCATCGGGATCGCTCCGGACAGTCTAGATCGACTGTTCACACCGTTTTCTCAGGCTGACAGTTCCATGACCAGACGCTACGGCGGGACTGGACTCGGATTGGCGATTTGCAAACAGCTCATCGAACTGATGGGAGGGCAGATCGGAGTGAACAGTACACCGGGACAAGGAAGCACGTTCTGGTGTACCGCGCGACTTCTCAAGCAACAACCGGAATCGTCCTCCACCACCCATGCGGATCTGGTTGGTCGGCGAGTACTCGTCGTGGACGACAATGAATCGCATCGAATGATTTTGCATCATTTTGCCCAGGGATGGGGCATGGACGACCACGGGGCCGAGGACGCCGAACGGGCGGTCCAACTCGTGGAAGAGGCGGCCGCCCGGCACCAGCCCTACGACGTCGCTGTTCTTGACATGATGATGCCCGGAACGGACGGATTGATGCTGGCGAGGCTCCTGAAGGCACATCCAGCCGGTCGTCGTATCAAACTCCTTCTCTTGACATCACTGGTTCAAAAGGGTCAGTCGGAGCAGGCAAAACAGGCGGGCATCGACGTCTACATCACGAAACCGGTCCGACACGACCAGCTGTATGGGGGGCTCTGCCGCGCGCTCGGCGTATTGCGTCCGACCGAGATGAAGAAGACCCCGCCGGGGCGTGCGTTGACAGAACCGCTCGCCCCTCCGGCCGCGCCTGTTCTCGTCGTCGAGGACAATATGGTCAATCAGAAATTGATGGCACGTCTGATGGAACGGTTGGGTTACTCCGTCGATGTGTCCGCCAGCGGCCATGAAGCGATCGAGGCCTGGGAACGATCGACGTATTCGGCCATCCTGATGGACTGTCAGATGCCCGTCATGGACGGGTTCGAGGCCACGTCGGTGATACGGAACAAAGAGCGTGAGGGAAGAGTCAATCATTATCCCGGTCACATCCCCATCATCGCAGTCACGGCCAATGCGATGCAGGGCGACCGCGAGCGCTGTCTAGCGGCGGGCATGGATGATTACCTCTCCAAGCCCATTAAGAGTGAGGAGTTACAGAATATCCTCCAGCGATGGATTCCCTCCCACGCGAGCGCCTGCGCACGAATCGATGCGGCGGTTCCCACGGTCGGTCGAACGGACGAGACGGCGCACGCTGATACACTACGCTCGTCTTCCCGCCCGACTTCGTTCGATGCTGCGGCGCTCCTGGAGAACATCGGAGGAGATCCGGACTTCGTTCGGCAGTTGCTGGAAATGTTCCTGGTCAGCGGGCCAGACATGGTATGCAGGATCACGGTCGCAGTGCAGAAAGGCGATACCCGGAGCCTGGAGCAGTCCGCTCATCTGCTCAAAGGAACGGCCGGAAATCTGTGCGCTCGTCCGACGGCGTTGCTGGCCAGCCAACTGGAAGCTCTGAGCCGGACGGACCGGATGGAGGATGCGAAAACGCTGGTCGAGCCACTGCACAGCGCAATCACTCGTCTCACGCAGGATATCGAGGGCTATCTCAACGGACTGGATAGAAAGGCCGCCTGAACGGAACCGCACCACTCCGGCAACCGGGCATGCCGTGAGCTCTCATGGACCGTCTATGAACAGGCCGCCTGTTGCAACGAGGGAGCTGCAGGTTCAGGAATAGGAACCGCCCTTGGAAACACCGGATGGCGGGTTGGATAGCTGTCGGCAAGAACGACCTGTTTCCCCATCTTCGTTCGCTGGTTGACGACCAGTGGCCCACGCAGATTGGCCGTGACGCTTCCAGGATCTTCCGAGGGTATTGTCAGAATGACCAGCAACAGGAGATCATCGGTTTCGAGACCCTTCACCTCTGCCAGCGCCTCCGGTGTCAGCACGAGCGAATAGTCGGCCGTCAACTCTACCGGATCCATGATGACAAAGGACAAATCAGGATCGGTGACGGATTGAAGCCATTTGAAGGGTACCGGCGTATCATGGTCGAGAATCACATAGCGGGACTGATCATGGAATCCCAAAAGTCCGCTGGGGAAATGCAAAATGCTTTCATCGCTGACATCGAACGAACCGAATCGGGTGGACTTACACTTCATACGTCCTGCTCACGTCCCTTGCCGGCGCTGGGAGCCCCATCGCTGTTGAAAGGCCTCGATTGGAACGATTTGGGTGCGTGCGGCTAAACGGTTTTCATCTTGGATTCTGGCATACACTTCATCGCGGTGCACTTCCACGGTAAGCGGGGCCTCAATGCCAAGACGGACCTGTCCGCCTTTCATGCCGAGCACAACCACCCGTATGTCAGGGCCTATCGTCACGCCCTCTCCACGCCGACGCGTGAGGACCAACATGCCAGCCTTCCTTGGCGAGAGCCTGTGAATCCGCTCAGCCTGTATCGGCCGGCCAGGCGTGAAACTTGATGAGCCGTTGATTACCGGAGATAGTTCATCAGCGAATTCTGAAACAAGCTGCTCAATGTCCGGCTGGCAGCTTCCAGGGCGAACTGCTGCAGGGTCAGATCGGAAATCGCCTTCGCCAAATCGACATCCTCTGTCTGTGATAATGTCTGTGCAAAAAATCCCTTGGCCTGCTCCAGCTGGGAAGAATTTGTCGTCAACCGGCTGGATAATGCGCCGATCTCTCCATGGACGGATCCGATTGCTGAGAGGCTGTCGTCAAGACCGCCGAGCGCGTCGGAAATTCCATTGCGGTCATTGGTGCGCAGAGCGGTAATGAGCTGCTTCATGGTCGAGAAGACGTCGGCTGACGATGGTGTGAAAATGCGGTCTCCCGACACATTCGTCGGCACGGTCTGATCATTGCCCACTTCGATCTGGTGAACACCGCTATCTCCCTGGTATCCGAGCCCTGTCACGATGGCAAACCGATCTCCGGCCGCGGGTGCTCCGGACTCATTCGTCAAGGTGACGCGGATGCCCTCGAAACTGATCGCATTTCCAGACACATAACTCTGATTGGACAGAACAGTGCGGGGGGACAAGTTGATGTCGAAGCTGTCTCCTGTTTGCGGCCCTCCCTGCTGTCCATTGAGGAGCACGACCTGCATTCCATCAAATGTCACGCTATCCCCCGACGCATAGGCGTTTCCCGACGATACCGTGGTGCCCGCAGTGACGTCCACTACCGAGTATTGAGTGGAGGACGTGAACTGGATGCGGTAGTCATGGAGTTTCAACTGAGCAGGGTCGACGAGACCGGCATTCGCCACCGCGACGCCCCCCGCATTCGATGCCCCTCTCGCGACGGTAGGAGGCACCGTCACATCCACGACATCGTATGTAGTGGTGGAAGTGAATCGAATCATATAGTCGTCGAGGGTCGCCTGATTGTCGTCCACAATGCGGCCGGCGGTCACGGCCACCCCGCCCGTATTTCCCACCCCGGCACTCACCGACGCTGTAAGGGCAAACGGACTCGAGCCGCTTGTGGCCGCGCCGCCGGAAAGTCCC
This window harbors:
- a CDS encoding DUF3391 domain-containing protein; its protein translation is MKTRKRIRVDQLKTGMYVVGMDQPWYKTPFLLHHFLVQSQETIDELVRHGVREVTIDPMKGLDLVDTPPPAEQQPDTPENGTMPGAVETPSVSNTGLNDHRISSLAVARADQLAYQEAESAIERVFEDLNGGTVPPVSTLKTIVGCFLSRALQDRTAMMTQILLQQMRRFDRGLAGHAIDTCILSLIFASEYGMEEQDVEQVGIGALLHDVGYVRLPRNLYRARHRLASNEEELMRQHPRLGLTLLAAAKGLPEGVRSVIVEHHERIDGSGYPSRLSGAAVSPLGQLVGIVDTYQSLVTHQAGRMPLSPFQAIRNLFMLGEKRTFDKAFVEVAIKCLGVYPIGSVVKLNTGERAIVVGVHPEQRLKPTLKVIMDPNGESYADPIIVDLTDTESGALKRTILTALDPGTEQINVAAYLDSTPRENAA
- a CDS encoding response regulator, translated to MSVSDSRKSRVANSGTPDASTYMVLEALPLAACLVDMRGTVRWLNRQATHIIGRSRTRCLHQPLATLLGWHRPSPPAIVTSPTLRDILMLRQPAQGTHGILPDETGQVIQITWTCQPLAATRDAAALFTFRDLTEEHAIEDDRNRLAQIAEESPSALVELDADANLLYANPAMTTLLRTFGYSKAGFPNALPENIDSLVKQCLGTGRTSPQIEVALSGFNYAWTFCPVPSHHHVRGYGIDLTDVRTTQQQLQKATAHLECVNGELAAALQKARDADRAKTNFFATISHELRTPMNGVIGMAGLLRDSALSDDQRGCVDTIHQCGEALLSIINDILDCSKIESGKLELECIAFNLRTTVEDVLAQFAERAQTKGIEITGLVHSTVPTGLRGDPGRLRQVLTNLVANGVKFTDCGEVTLQVYLADDGPNSALVRFEITDTGIGIAPDSLDRLFTPFSQADSSMTRRYGGTGLGLAICKQLIELMGGQIGVNSTPGQGSTFWCTARLLKQQPESSSTTHADLVGRRVLVVDDNESHRMILHHFAQGWGMDDHGAEDAERAVQLVEEAAARHQPYDVAVLDMMMPGTDGLMLARLLKAHPAGRRIKLLLLTSLVQKGQSEQAKQAGIDVYITKPVRHDQLYGGLCRALGVLRPTEMKKTPPGRALTEPLAPPAAPVLVVEDNMVNQKLMARLMERLGYSVDVSASGHEAIEAWERSTYSAILMDCQMPVMDGFEATSVIRNKEREGRVNHYPGHIPIIAVTANAMQGDRERCLAAGMDDYLSKPIKSEELQNILQRWIPSHASACARIDAAVPTVGRTDETAHADTLRSSSRPTSFDAAALLENIGGDPDFVRQLLEMFLVSGPDMVCRITVAVQKGDTRSLEQSAHLLKGTAGNLCARPTALLASQLEALSRTDRMEDAKTLVEPLHSAITRLTQDIEGYLNGLDRKAA
- the fliW gene encoding flagellar assembly protein FliW produces the protein MKCKSTRFGSFDVSDESILHFPSGLLGFHDQSRYVILDHDTPVPFKWLQSVTDPDLSFVIMDPVELTADYSLVLTPEALAEVKGLETDDLLLLVILTIPSEDPGSVTANLRGPLVVNQRTKMGKQVVLADSYPTRHPVFPRAVPIPEPAAPSLQQAACS
- the csrA gene encoding carbon storage regulator CsrA, which translates into the protein MLVLTRRRGEGVTIGPDIRVVVLGMKGGQVRLGIEAPLTVEVHRDEVYARIQDENRLAARTQIVPIEAFQQRWGSQRRQGT
- a CDS encoding flagellin, yielding MRVTEQQTFGVLANNLQRSRARLLELQQQVSTGKAVRQPSDDPATFNHIALDKASIAAIDQRLRNVTFGQTRLDLADSVLSSTTDALARVRELAVQFRNDTNGPAERVIGAQEVRQLFAQIQQFGNTELNGQGIFTGTSTHGRTTGLAITAPVSLTNGANDTLVVNVDGVTSGTIDLTAASATFSGSQLAALVEGRINADTSLANAGKQVSVRFETDHLVIESSDHGDLSSVTVTGGTARTALGLSGGAATSGSSPFALTASVSAGVGNTGGVAVTAGRIVDDNQATLDDYMIRFTSTTTYDVVDVTVPPTVARGASNAGGVAVANAGLVDPAQLKLHDYRIQFTSSTQYSVVDVTAGTTVSSGNAYASGDSVTFDGMQVVLLNGQQGGPQTGDSFDINLSPRTVLSNQSYVSGNAISFEGIRVTLTNESGAPAAGDRFAIVTGLGYQGDSGVHQIEVGNDQTVPTNVSGDRIFTPSSADVFSTMKQLITALRTNDRNGISDALGGLDDSLSAIGSVHGEIGALSSRLTTNSSQLEQAKGFFAQTLSQTEDVDLAKAISDLTLQQFALEAASRTLSSLFQNSLMNYLR